A single Chryseobacterium sp. DNA region contains:
- the gwsG gene encoding grasp-with-spasm system ATP-grasp peptide maturase codes for MILILSTPNDDDTNWVMEHLSILGEKHIRINDLDLFTGKTKMYVELQPFPKLFVENIFFGKVDISDVNCVWYRKFGFFRKYREHIRSETNIEMLDYLKSEYISTLDIFFEFLKDKKWLNHYLNVNQMTKIRCLMTAQELGIKIPQTYITNNSNNLNYNQSYITKSIKDATVLDIEDKIFYFFTNEIGEKKIRSYENFFPSLFQEKINKEYELRIFHLNGKNYSMAIFSQTDNQTSTDYRQYNYVNPNRLVPYTLPNDVDQKISSLMKKLGLNTGSLDMIKADDGEYYFLEINPSGQFRMTSFPCGYNLHIEVANCLKNMNV; via the coding sequence ATGATATTGATTTTATCTACTCCCAATGATGACGACACGAACTGGGTAATGGAACACTTGTCAATACTTGGTGAAAAACACATAAGAATTAACGATTTAGATTTATTTACTGGAAAAACAAAAATGTATGTTGAATTACAACCATTTCCTAAATTGTTTGTTGAAAATATTTTTTTTGGAAAAGTGGATATTTCAGATGTTAATTGTGTTTGGTATAGAAAATTTGGTTTTTTTAGAAAGTATAGAGAGCATATTAGATCCGAGACAAATATCGAAATGTTAGATTATTTGAAATCAGAGTACATATCAACATTAGATATTTTTTTTGAATTTTTAAAAGATAAAAAATGGCTTAACCATTATCTCAACGTAAATCAAATGACTAAAATTAGGTGTTTAATGACGGCTCAGGAATTAGGAATTAAAATTCCCCAAACGTATATAACCAACAATTCAAATAATTTAAACTACAATCAGTCATATATCACTAAATCTATAAAAGACGCTACAGTTTTAGATATAGAAGACAAAATATTCTACTTTTTCACCAATGAAATAGGAGAGAAAAAGATTCGTAGTTATGAAAATTTTTTTCCAAGTTTATTTCAAGAAAAAATTAACAAAGAATATGAACTTCGGATTTTTCACTTGAATGGAAAAAATTACAGTATGGCTATATTTTCTCAAACTGATAATCAAACAAGTACAGATTATAGGCAATACAATTATGTTAACCCTAATAGGCTTGTACCATATACACTTCCCAATGATGTGGATCAGAAAATATCTTCTTTGATGAAAAAATTAGGGTTGAACACGGGATCCCTGGACATGATTAAAGCTGATGATGGTGAATATTATTTTTTAGAAATAAATCCTTCCGGTCAGTTTAGAATGACCTCGTTTCCTTGTGGCTATAATCTTCATATTGAAGTTGCTAATTGTTTAAAAAATATGAATGTATGA